A stretch of the Lolium perenne isolate Kyuss_39 chromosome 3, Kyuss_2.0, whole genome shotgun sequence genome encodes the following:
- the LOC139837871 gene encoding uncharacterized protein yields the protein MDPCALFLLEDSSSSDDSDLEELLDDDLEQMAVILAAAATDVRLRKRKGSTMGRLCTPRNRALGHTFLMHDYFAEVPTYPPHIFRHRYRMRRSLFNKIVAMCEHNTPNFKRKRNAAGLLGFSAHQKISAVMRTFPYSIPADYADEYLRMGEDTTLESVRLFCKVIMRVYGLIYLRAPNDEDTARLIAENEQWGGRAC from the coding sequence ATGGACCCGTGCGCGTTGTTTTTGTTGGAGGATTCGTCCTCCTCCGACGACTCCGACTTGGAGGAGCTGCTCGACGATGACCTCGAGCAGATGGCGGTGATACTCGCGGCGGCGGCCACGGACGTGCGGTTGAGGAAGCGGAAGGGCTCGACCATGGGGAGGTTGTGCACCCCGCGGAACCGCGCCCTCGGCCACACCTTTCTCATgcacgactacttcgccgaggtaCCGACATACCCGCCCCATATTTTTCGCCACCGGTACCGAATGCGGCGATCTTTGTTCAACAAAATTGTTGCAATGTGTGAGCACAACACGCCCAACTTCAAGCGCAAAAGGAATGCCGCCGGGCTCTTGGGATTTAGCGCGCACCAAAAAATATCCGCCGTCATGCGCACCTTCCCATATAGCATTCCGGCGGACTATGCCGACGAGTATCTTCGCATGGGCGAGGATACGACGTTGGAGTCTGTCCGGCTTTTTTGCAAGGTTATAATGCGCGTGTATGGGCTGATATATCTTCGAGCTCCCAATGATGAAGACACTGCAAGATTAATAGCGGAGAACGAACAATGGGGTGGTCGGGCATGCTAG
- the LOC127341353 gene encoding 2-methyl-6-phytyl-1,4-hydroquinone methyltransferase 2, chloroplastic: MASTNVSSAGTGRAPVDAPAPAGLGSSKASSSALRLIQHKREALWFYRFISIGYDHVFNPGQYTEDMRDVAMDEHADLRRPNLKVVDVGGGTGFTTLGIVRHVDPENVTLIDQSPHQLDKARQKKALKGVKIMEGDAEDLPFLADTFDRYVSAGSIEYWPDPQRGIKEAYRVLSTGGLACIIGPVRPTFWLSRFFADMWMLFPTEQEYIEWFERAGFKDVELKRIGPKWYRGVRRHGLVIGCSVTGIKTESGDSPLQLGPKAEDISKHGNPILVFVRFLIGTICATYFFLVPIYMWIKDKIVPRGMPI, encoded by the exons ATGGCTTCCACCAACGTGTCTAGCGCCGGGACAGGCAGAGCCCCCGTGGATGCCCCAGCGCCAGCGGGACTAGGCTCCTCCAAGGCCTCCTCGTCAGCGCTTCGGCTCATCCAGCACAAGAGGGAGGCATTGTGGTTCTACCGCTTCATCTCCATCGGCTATGACCACGTCTTCAACCCGGGCCAGTATACCGAGGACATGCGCGACGTTGCCATGGACGAGCACGCCGATCTCCGCAGGCCGAACCTCAAGGTCGTCGACGTCGGCGGTGGCACAGGGTTCACCACGCTGGGCATCGTCAGGCACGTCGACCCGGAGAACGTCACGCTGATCGACCAGTCGCCGCACCAGCTCGACAAGGCCAGGCAGAAGAAGGCTCTCAAGGGCGTCAAAATCATGGAGGGCGACGCCGAGGACCTTCCCTTCCTGGCTGACACGTTCGACCGCTACGTCTCCGCTGGCAG CATCGAGTATTGGCCCGATCCACAGCGGGGGATCAAGGAAGCCTACAGGGTATTGAGTACTGGTGGCCTAGCTTGCATCATTGGCCCTGTACGCCCAACATTTTGGTTATCCCGCTTCTTCGCTGATATGTGGATGTTGTTTCCAACGGAACAAGAGTATATTGAATGGTTCGAGAGAGCAgggttcaaggatgttgaactcaAGAGAATTGGGCCAAAATGGTATCGTGGTGTTCGTAGGCATGGCCTGGTCATAGGATGCTCTGTCACTGGTATCAAGACAGAAAGCGGAGACTCCCCTTTACAG CTTGGTCCAAAGGCCGAGGACATCAGCAAGCATGGAAATCCTATCCTTGTCTTCGTCCGCTTCCTCATAGGGACGATATGtgctacctacttctttctggtGCCTATTTACATGTGGATAAAGGACAAGATTGTGCCCCGTGGCATGCCGATCTAA